Below is a window of Lytechinus variegatus isolate NC3 chromosome 4, Lvar_3.0, whole genome shotgun sequence DNA.
ttaaaatcagAGTTATTACTAATACAAAATTGTTCAAAGATAACATACACTACCAGTCACAATTCCTAGACTCACTACTACCTGCGTCATCCAGAGAACAATAGAATCCGGCCGAAACAGGCAATAGTGATTCAAAAGATATACTGGTACTGTATTCACTATTTTAATTGTTGAAATGGGAAAACTATCCTGTAGACAATACAATAATTGTGAAATATAAATTAAGATGCATGCACGTATCATTGGCATagtaagtaaaaataaaaaaataatgaaggaaacTAAGAATTAACAACCACATTGACCGTTGAAAGcgcctgggtgagagtggcaaatcgtggattgacgccttgccaaaggacgctaggtcATGGTAGGATTCGAACACTCGATCATCTGATTACAAGGCAAAAGTCACTAAACCGCTACACCATATGCTTGTAGCTTTTATAATGTTTTCACTATATTTGTAAAGtacatttacatttttaaagaaagcgAAACAAATGCAGACAGAGGACTCTAACATCAGACTGATTCTAACAAAGATTCATCAAGTGAAAAGGGATTTAACACTAAAAATAACAGGTTATAATCTAACATATGCTTGTAGCTTTTATAATGCATTCACTACATTAGTAAAGGACACgtacatttttaaaagaaaaaagaaacaagtacAGATGAACCTAAAATCAGACTGATTCAAACAAAGATACATCAAGCGAAAGGGATTTAGCAGTCACCTTTTTTAAAGATTGAAATAATAGGAATAGTCAACTGAAGCTTAACGTTATACGTAGGAACTTGAAGTCCTTTCATGTTAATATTTCTGGTTTTAGTATTTTTCATCCATCTTCCGCTTTCTTTGTGCGAATTaatttaacataaatatattgatATCGAGTGTAATAGTAATGTTTAACAGCTAAGAAAACCTTTTAATTTCaaggaatgtatttttttgctttccaggaACTGTGCAACAcactcattttatttttgcgTATACATTTGAAGTAGCAGATATTTTACCTCAGCATGTTTAGCATGCGTCATGGGAACATTCAACTAAAACTACTTTTAATAGCCGATTGCATCATAGGAGCCAATACCAATAGCCGGCAAGAACCTGGAAACTTTTCTTTTGATCCAACTACAGAACGTtgaacatttttctttcaaggCCTTCCCGTGGTACCAAAGATATTCCTTAAATGTGATATTCCCCGATTTGACATCGGAAAGTCCGAAAGACTGGAGGCTGATTTCTCTACCGTACCGACAGAGAGAGGCGAAATGCTCACAATTCTTGAAAATTAGGTTGTATCGCCAAGTGGTGCCGACCTTTCTCCTCGCTGTTTGTACGATTTCTCTCGTACCTCTAGGAAGAAAGGAGTCATCCATGTgattgttctttctcacattcTTATCCCAAAAAGCAAGAATCATGTTTTCTCGTATTATATCAGCTTTGGAAGAGCTTCCATCAACCCCCGTCACGTGCACGATCTCACCATTTCCTATGTAAACAGCCCAGTGACTGTAAAACCATTCTTTGATGGTGTCGCCTTTTTGTTGAATCAGATCTCCTGGATTGAGGTGATCCTTCAGGGCTGTAGCAGAGGTGAAATCTGACTTGCTGTGGTACCTCGCTTGCCTTGCAGCAGCTTGATCGTACAGCACAACATCAGTGGAATAGGAGGGTCCACTGCTACGACTACTTTTGGATGAACTGCTTCCCATTTTGGTTTGAGACAGTCCAAGCTAGAGTGCGTCAGTTGTTGTCACTGAAAGGGTACAGAAAATAGAACAGATTACTTCGAATAAGTATGGTAGTTTTCAATTGATTACTTTTTTGT
It encodes the following:
- the LOC121412662 gene encoding phospholipase A and acyltransferase 2-like, whose translation is MGSSSSKSSRSSGPSYSTDVVLYDQAAARQARYHSKSDFTSATALKDHLNPGDLIQQKGDTIKEWFYSHWAVYIGNGEIVHVTGVDGSSSKADIIRENMILAFWDKNVRKNNHMDDSFLPRGTREIVQTARRKVGTTWRYNLIFKNCEHFASLCRYGREISLQSFGLSDVKSGNITFKEYLWYHGKALKEKCSTFCSWIKRKVSRFLPAIGIGSYDAIGY